From Oryza sativa Japonica Group chromosome 4, ASM3414082v1, one genomic window encodes:
- the LOC4337365 gene encoding uncharacterized protein isoform X1 codes for MASPQESNSLCLKRKLVDDCLSKECKSRRIKTEKGPSSDSSAKRCKCCCTRPNLASDCVNYLKSGVPSRVMFYKQGSWHNFPEQIMKSLIEEFRSNKSSVVAVMDDEPVLVDFLSMTLVNLKSRKQRSVAWFDDTGKCFYPSLFFDEEADEVAKVGGDFEGATQGIMLDKVANSPPEVVKQVVLESSPPVPQKPATADILRKKIASVERGSEGFLFAQDLFLSGMGPFATPNNILHIHRYSPNDITAQCRLQAFEKQMMSTKEERGDANVRYGWLGSRKNDIVRILINGFGNNGKPAEKAGLSAGVYLSPEDRAFSSVGLCDVDEKGVQYMLLCRLILGNMEAVMPGSQDSFPSSDIYDSGVDDCSNPKCYVMWPSHLSTHIRLEYLVSFRLSSKVRNYLLGLKGLWFHPSPKEVAVDISTLVPVRQPSFLRFFFSIDTLVFQLDVHVLLTVIMSGNAEGPTSPWISFRVLFAMIQENISSVARELLFHHYEELKENKITREEMVKQMIILVGEKLLLETLKRLHYCPSLWYKSAGKIASSDPARTAAEDRSLDQTGNCSLIVSVAHGDSHAPNAVAENSTSLCTKGCDTPATGMISKGYDSLAPKGVPETSTSVGPVHGASPSVEPKVRDSPIQTVLSGNIATDCAKRQDPLVSRVAPVAHNGLLRMPSGKSASLAAQVCNSVRPSTGPSGRASTEPNNASKSCGIFAPGIRPKGGESLVPSLALGNSKYAGVEGLNSAPRATPPGIRPKGGESLVHGLALGNSKCAGAEGINSAPRVTPLGIRPKGGESIAPSLALGNSKCAGAEGINSAPRVTPPGIRPKGGESIAPSLALGNSKCAGAEGLNSAPRVTPPGIRPKGGESFVPSLALGNSKCAGAEGLNSAPRVTPKDKEFLSLSISSQQSPVLNSGKGHDGTSGAARPVHAPGHGNPKALATEARGSLSLSIAPNVHDPPASSKEPKDDASPIAGMVSESQHSQAPNAVTKGYNAPTPIPKESKGQHLQSGVHSQSSGPDDASSSNVARAADTIVALSTLREKGR; via the exons ATGGCATCACCACAAGAATCCAATTCCTTGTGCTTGAAGCGCAAGCTTGTTGATGACTGCCTGTCAAAAGAGTGCAAGTCTCGTCGCATCAAAACTGAGAAGGGACCATCATCTGATTCATCTGCCAAGCGCTGCAAATGCTGTTGCACTCGACCTAACCTTGCCAGTGATTGTGTCAATTACCTAAAAAGTGGAGTGCCCAGCCGTGTTATGTTTTACAAACAGGGTTCTTGGCACAATTTTCCTGAGCAGATAATGAAGTCTCTCATTGAAGAATTTAGAAGCAATAAATCTAGTGTTGTTGCTGTGATGGACGATGAGCCTGTTCTTGTTGATTTCTTGTCGATGACCCTGGTCAACCTAAAATCTAGAAAGCAGCGGTCTGTGGCATGGTTTGATGACACTGGGAAGTGCTTTTATCCTTCTCTATTCTTTGATGAGGAAGCTGATGAAGTGGCTAAAGTAGGCGGTGATTTTGAGGGCGCCACACAGGGAATAATGTTGGATAAGGTTGCAAATTCTCCACCAGAAGTGGTGAAGCAAGTTGTCCTTGAATCTAGTCCTCCAGTTCCACAGAAGCCTGCCACTGCAGACATATTACGCAAAAAGATCGCATCTGTGGAACGAGGCAGTGAAGGCTTTCTTTTTGCGCAGGACCTTTTCCTCTCTGGCATGGGTCCATTTGCAACGCCAAATAATATACTGCACATCCACCGCTACTCTCCGAATGATATCACTGCACAGTGTAGACTTCAAGCTTTTGAAAAACAAATGATGTCCACCAAGGAAGAACGTGGTGATGCAAATGTAAGGTATGGATGGCTGGGATCTAGGAAGAATGACATAGTTAGGATCCTAATTAATGGTTTTGGTAACAATGGAAAACCTGCTGAGAAGGCAGGCTTGAGTGCTGGTGTTTATCTTTCACCAGAAGACCGAGCATTTTCCAG TGTTGGTCTTTGTGATGTTGACGAAAAAGGAGTGCAATATATGTTGCTCTGCCGGTTGATTTTGGGGAACATGGAGGCTGTCATGCCTGGATCACAAGATTCTTTTCCAAGCAGTGACATATATGATTCTGGTGTTGATGATTGCTCAAATCCAAAGTGCTACGTCATGTGGCCATCTCATCTTAGCACCCATATTCGTTTAGAATATCTTGTTAGTTTCAGGCTTTCCTCGAAAGTTCGAA ATTATTTACTTGGTTTGAAGGGTTTATGGTTTCACCCATCACCAAAGGAAGTTGCGGTGGATATTTCTACTCTTGTACCTGTGAGGCAACCTAGTTTTCTTCGTTTCTTCTTTTCCATTGACACTCTGGTTTTCCAGCTAGATGTGCATGTACTGCTAACAGTG ATAATGAGTGGAAATGCTGAGGGACCAACTTCCCCTTGGATATCCTTCAGAGTTCTTTTTGCCATGATTCAAGAAAATATATCATCGGTAGCAAGGGAATTGCTCTTCCATCATTATGAAGAGCTGAAG GAAAACAAAATAACTCGTGAGGAGATGGTAAAGCAAATGATAATATTAGTTGGAGAGAAGTTGCTTTTGGAAACCTTGAAGAGGCTTCATTACTGT CCATCATTATGGTATAAATCTGCTGGCAAAATAGCATCTTCTGATCCTGCGAGGACAGCTGCAGAAGACAGGTCTTTGGATCAAACTGGGAATTGTTCATTAATTGTTAGTGTTGCGCATGGTGATTCTCATGCCCCAAATGCAGTAGCTGAAAACAGCACCAGTCTTTGCACCAAAGGATGTGATACTCCTGCAACAGGCATGATTTCCAAGGGCTATGATTCTCTGGCACCAAAAGGTGTGCCGGAAACTTCTACTTCTGTCGGCCCCGTACATGGGGCTTCTCCAAGTGTGGAACCCAAAGTGAGGGATTCTCCTATACAAACCGTTTTATCAGGAAACATTGCTACTGATTGTGCCAAAAGGCAAGATCCATTGGTATCAAGAGTGGCACCTGTAGCTCATAATGGCCTTTTAAGGATGCCATCTGGAAAATCAGCATCTCTCGCAGCGCAAGTTTGCAATTCTGTTAGACCAAGCACAGGACCTTCAGGTCGTGCTTCTACAGAACCAAATAATGCCTCTAAAAGTTGTGGGATTTTTGCTCCGGGTATCAGGCCAAAGGGTGGTGAATCTCTTGTTCCTAGTTTGGCATTAGGAAATTCCAAATATGCAGGTGTAGAAGGTCTCAATTCTGCACCAAGAGCGACACCTCCGGGTATTAGGCCAAAGGGCGGTGAATCTCTTGTTCATGGTTTGGCATTGGGAAATTCCAAATGTGCAGGAGCAGAAGGTATCAATTCTGCACCAAGAGTGACTCCACTGGGTATCAGGCCAAAGGGCGGTGAATCTATTGCTCCTAGTTTGGCATTGGGAAATTCCAAATGTGCAGGTGCAGAAGGTATCAATTCTGCACCAAGAGTGACTCCTCCGGGTATCAGGCCAAAGGGCGGTGAATCTATTGCTCCTAGTTTGGCACTGGGGAATTCCAAATGTGCAGGTGCAGAAGGTCTCAATTCTGCACCAAGAGTGACACCTCCCGGTATCAGGCCAAAGGGCGGTGAATCTTTTGTTCCTAGTTTGGCATTGGGAAATTCCAAATGTGCAGGTGCAGAAGGTCTCAATTCTGCACCAAGAGTGACACCTAAAGACAAGGAGTTTCTTTCATTGAGTATTTCATCACAACAAAGCCCAGTTCTTAATTCAGGTAAAGGCCATGATGGGACATCAGGTGCCGCACGTCCAGTACATGCACCAG GGCATGGAAATCCTAAAGCTTTGGCCACTGAGGCCCGTGGTTCTCTATCTCTGAGTATTGCACCGAATGTCCATGACCCTCCAGCATCAAGTAAGGAGCCTAAGGACGATGCATCTCCAATAGCAGGCATGGTCTCAGAAAGCCAGCACTCTCAAGCACCTAATGCAGTCACCAAGGGGTATAATGCTCCCACACCCA TACCTAAGGAGTCAAAAGGCCAGCATTTACAGAGTGGAGTGCACAGTCAATCGTCTGGGCCAGACGATGCTAGCAGCAGCAATGTCGCTCGGGCAGCTGATACCATCGTCGCCCTATCAACTCTTCGAGAGAAGGGCAGGTAG
- the LOC4337365 gene encoding uncharacterized protein isoform X3 → MASPQESNSLCLKRKLVDDCLSKECKSRRIKTEKGPSSDSSAKRCKCCCTRPNLASDCVNYLKSGVPSRVMFYKQGSWHNFPEQIMKSLIEEFRSNKSSVVAVMDDEPVLVDFLSMTLVNLKSRKQRSVAWFDDTGKCFYPSLFFDEEADEVAKVGGDFEGATQGIMLDKVANSPPEVVKQVVLESSPPVPQKPATADILRKKIASVERGSEGFLFAQDLFLSGMGPFATPNNILHIHRYSPNDITAQCRLQAFEKQMMSTKEERGDANVRYGWLGSRKNDIVRILINGFGNNGKPAEKAGLSAGVYLSPEDRAFSSVGLCDVDEKGVQYMLLCRLILGNMEAVMPGSQDSFPSSDIYDSGVDDCSNPKCYVMWPSHLSTHIRLEYLVSFRLSSKVRNYLLGLKGLWFHPSPKEVAVDISTLVPIMSGNAEGPTSPWISFRVLFAMIQENISSVARELLFHHYEELKENKITREEMVKQMIILVGEKLLLETLKRLHYCPSLWYKSAGKIASSDPARTAAEDRSLDQTGNCSLIVSVAHGDSHAPNAVAENSTSLCTKGCDTPATGMISKGYDSLAPKGVPETSTSVGPVHGASPSVEPKVRDSPIQTVLSGNIATDCAKRQDPLVSRVAPVAHNGLLRMPSGKSASLAAQVCNSVRPSTGPSGRASTEPNNASKSCGIFAPGIRPKGGESLVPSLALGNSKYAGVEGLNSAPRATPPGIRPKGGESLVHGLALGNSKCAGAEGINSAPRVTPLGIRPKGGESIAPSLALGNSKCAGAEGINSAPRVTPPGIRPKGGESIAPSLALGNSKCAGAEGLNSAPRVTPPGIRPKGGESFVPSLALGNSKCAGAEGLNSAPRVTPKDKEFLSLSISSQQSPVLNSGKGHDGTSGAARPVHAPGHGNPKALATEARGSLSLSIAPNVHDPPASSKEPKDDASPIAGMVSESQHSQAPNAVTKGYNAPTPIPKESKGQHLQSGVHSQSSGPDDASSSNVARAADTIVALSTLREKGR, encoded by the exons ATGGCATCACCACAAGAATCCAATTCCTTGTGCTTGAAGCGCAAGCTTGTTGATGACTGCCTGTCAAAAGAGTGCAAGTCTCGTCGCATCAAAACTGAGAAGGGACCATCATCTGATTCATCTGCCAAGCGCTGCAAATGCTGTTGCACTCGACCTAACCTTGCCAGTGATTGTGTCAATTACCTAAAAAGTGGAGTGCCCAGCCGTGTTATGTTTTACAAACAGGGTTCTTGGCACAATTTTCCTGAGCAGATAATGAAGTCTCTCATTGAAGAATTTAGAAGCAATAAATCTAGTGTTGTTGCTGTGATGGACGATGAGCCTGTTCTTGTTGATTTCTTGTCGATGACCCTGGTCAACCTAAAATCTAGAAAGCAGCGGTCTGTGGCATGGTTTGATGACACTGGGAAGTGCTTTTATCCTTCTCTATTCTTTGATGAGGAAGCTGATGAAGTGGCTAAAGTAGGCGGTGATTTTGAGGGCGCCACACAGGGAATAATGTTGGATAAGGTTGCAAATTCTCCACCAGAAGTGGTGAAGCAAGTTGTCCTTGAATCTAGTCCTCCAGTTCCACAGAAGCCTGCCACTGCAGACATATTACGCAAAAAGATCGCATCTGTGGAACGAGGCAGTGAAGGCTTTCTTTTTGCGCAGGACCTTTTCCTCTCTGGCATGGGTCCATTTGCAACGCCAAATAATATACTGCACATCCACCGCTACTCTCCGAATGATATCACTGCACAGTGTAGACTTCAAGCTTTTGAAAAACAAATGATGTCCACCAAGGAAGAACGTGGTGATGCAAATGTAAGGTATGGATGGCTGGGATCTAGGAAGAATGACATAGTTAGGATCCTAATTAATGGTTTTGGTAACAATGGAAAACCTGCTGAGAAGGCAGGCTTGAGTGCTGGTGTTTATCTTTCACCAGAAGACCGAGCATTTTCCAG TGTTGGTCTTTGTGATGTTGACGAAAAAGGAGTGCAATATATGTTGCTCTGCCGGTTGATTTTGGGGAACATGGAGGCTGTCATGCCTGGATCACAAGATTCTTTTCCAAGCAGTGACATATATGATTCTGGTGTTGATGATTGCTCAAATCCAAAGTGCTACGTCATGTGGCCATCTCATCTTAGCACCCATATTCGTTTAGAATATCTTGTTAGTTTCAGGCTTTCCTCGAAAGTTCGAA ATTATTTACTTGGTTTGAAGGGTTTATGGTTTCACCCATCACCAAAGGAAGTTGCGGTGGATATTTCTACTCTTGTACCT ATAATGAGTGGAAATGCTGAGGGACCAACTTCCCCTTGGATATCCTTCAGAGTTCTTTTTGCCATGATTCAAGAAAATATATCATCGGTAGCAAGGGAATTGCTCTTCCATCATTATGAAGAGCTGAAG GAAAACAAAATAACTCGTGAGGAGATGGTAAAGCAAATGATAATATTAGTTGGAGAGAAGTTGCTTTTGGAAACCTTGAAGAGGCTTCATTACTGT CCATCATTATGGTATAAATCTGCTGGCAAAATAGCATCTTCTGATCCTGCGAGGACAGCTGCAGAAGACAGGTCTTTGGATCAAACTGGGAATTGTTCATTAATTGTTAGTGTTGCGCATGGTGATTCTCATGCCCCAAATGCAGTAGCTGAAAACAGCACCAGTCTTTGCACCAAAGGATGTGATACTCCTGCAACAGGCATGATTTCCAAGGGCTATGATTCTCTGGCACCAAAAGGTGTGCCGGAAACTTCTACTTCTGTCGGCCCCGTACATGGGGCTTCTCCAAGTGTGGAACCCAAAGTGAGGGATTCTCCTATACAAACCGTTTTATCAGGAAACATTGCTACTGATTGTGCCAAAAGGCAAGATCCATTGGTATCAAGAGTGGCACCTGTAGCTCATAATGGCCTTTTAAGGATGCCATCTGGAAAATCAGCATCTCTCGCAGCGCAAGTTTGCAATTCTGTTAGACCAAGCACAGGACCTTCAGGTCGTGCTTCTACAGAACCAAATAATGCCTCTAAAAGTTGTGGGATTTTTGCTCCGGGTATCAGGCCAAAGGGTGGTGAATCTCTTGTTCCTAGTTTGGCATTAGGAAATTCCAAATATGCAGGTGTAGAAGGTCTCAATTCTGCACCAAGAGCGACACCTCCGGGTATTAGGCCAAAGGGCGGTGAATCTCTTGTTCATGGTTTGGCATTGGGAAATTCCAAATGTGCAGGAGCAGAAGGTATCAATTCTGCACCAAGAGTGACTCCACTGGGTATCAGGCCAAAGGGCGGTGAATCTATTGCTCCTAGTTTGGCATTGGGAAATTCCAAATGTGCAGGTGCAGAAGGTATCAATTCTGCACCAAGAGTGACTCCTCCGGGTATCAGGCCAAAGGGCGGTGAATCTATTGCTCCTAGTTTGGCACTGGGGAATTCCAAATGTGCAGGTGCAGAAGGTCTCAATTCTGCACCAAGAGTGACACCTCCCGGTATCAGGCCAAAGGGCGGTGAATCTTTTGTTCCTAGTTTGGCATTGGGAAATTCCAAATGTGCAGGTGCAGAAGGTCTCAATTCTGCACCAAGAGTGACACCTAAAGACAAGGAGTTTCTTTCATTGAGTATTTCATCACAACAAAGCCCAGTTCTTAATTCAGGTAAAGGCCATGATGGGACATCAGGTGCCGCACGTCCAGTACATGCACCAG GGCATGGAAATCCTAAAGCTTTGGCCACTGAGGCCCGTGGTTCTCTATCTCTGAGTATTGCACCGAATGTCCATGACCCTCCAGCATCAAGTAAGGAGCCTAAGGACGATGCATCTCCAATAGCAGGCATGGTCTCAGAAAGCCAGCACTCTCAAGCACCTAATGCAGTCACCAAGGGGTATAATGCTCCCACACCCA TACCTAAGGAGTCAAAAGGCCAGCATTTACAGAGTGGAGTGCACAGTCAATCGTCTGGGCCAGACGATGCTAGCAGCAGCAATGTCGCTCGGGCAGCTGATACCATCGTCGCCCTATCAACTCTTCGAGAGAAGGGCAGGTAG
- the LOC4337365 gene encoding uncharacterized protein isoform X2 codes for MASPQESNSLCLKRKLVDDCLSKECKSRRIKTEKGPSSDSSAKRCKCCCTRPNLASDCVNYLKSGVPSRVMFYKQGSWHNFPEQIMKSLIEEFRSNKSSVVAVMDDEPVLVDFLSMTLVNLKSRKQRSVAWFDDTGKCFYPSLFFDEEADEVAKVGGDFEGATQGIMLDKVANSPPEVVKQVVLESSPPVPQKPATADILRKKIASVERGSEGFLFAQDLFLSGMGPFATPNNILHIHRYSPNDITAQCRLQAFEKQMMSTKEERGDANVRYGWLGSRKNDIVRILINGFGNNGKPAEKAGLSAGVYLSPEDRAFSSVGLCDVDEKGVQYMLLCRLILGNMEAVMPGSQDSFPSSDIYDSGVDDCSNPKCYVMWPSHLSTHIRLEYLVSFRLSSKVRNYLLGLKGLWFHPSPKEVAVDISTLVPVRQPSFLRFFFSIDTLVFQLDVHVLLTVIMSGNAEGPTSPWISFRVLFAMIQENISSVARELLFHHYEELKENKITREEMVKQMIILVGEKLLLETLKRLHYCPSLWYKSAGKIASSDPARTAAEDRSLDQTGNCSLIVSVAHGDSHAPNAVAENSTSLCTKGCDTPATGMISKGYDSLAPKGVPETSTSVGPVHGASPSVEPKVRDSPIQTVLSGNIATDCAKRQDPLVSRVAPVAHNGLLRMPSGKSASLAAQVCNSVRPSTGPSGRASTEPNNASKSCGIFAPGIRPKGGESLVPSLALGNSKYAGVEGLNSAPRATPPGIRPKGGESLVHGLALGNSKCAGAEGINSAPRVTPLGIRPKGGESIAPSLALGNSKCAGAEGINSAPRVTPPGIRPKGGESIAPSLALGNSKCAGAEGLNSAPRVTPPGIRPKGGESFVPSLALGNSKCAGAEGLNSAPRVTPKDKEFLSLSISSQQSPVLNSGHGNPKALATEARGSLSLSIAPNVHDPPASSKEPKDDASPIAGMVSESQHSQAPNAVTKGYNAPTPIPKESKGQHLQSGVHSQSSGPDDASSSNVARAADTIVALSTLREKGR; via the exons ATGGCATCACCACAAGAATCCAATTCCTTGTGCTTGAAGCGCAAGCTTGTTGATGACTGCCTGTCAAAAGAGTGCAAGTCTCGTCGCATCAAAACTGAGAAGGGACCATCATCTGATTCATCTGCCAAGCGCTGCAAATGCTGTTGCACTCGACCTAACCTTGCCAGTGATTGTGTCAATTACCTAAAAAGTGGAGTGCCCAGCCGTGTTATGTTTTACAAACAGGGTTCTTGGCACAATTTTCCTGAGCAGATAATGAAGTCTCTCATTGAAGAATTTAGAAGCAATAAATCTAGTGTTGTTGCTGTGATGGACGATGAGCCTGTTCTTGTTGATTTCTTGTCGATGACCCTGGTCAACCTAAAATCTAGAAAGCAGCGGTCTGTGGCATGGTTTGATGACACTGGGAAGTGCTTTTATCCTTCTCTATTCTTTGATGAGGAAGCTGATGAAGTGGCTAAAGTAGGCGGTGATTTTGAGGGCGCCACACAGGGAATAATGTTGGATAAGGTTGCAAATTCTCCACCAGAAGTGGTGAAGCAAGTTGTCCTTGAATCTAGTCCTCCAGTTCCACAGAAGCCTGCCACTGCAGACATATTACGCAAAAAGATCGCATCTGTGGAACGAGGCAGTGAAGGCTTTCTTTTTGCGCAGGACCTTTTCCTCTCTGGCATGGGTCCATTTGCAACGCCAAATAATATACTGCACATCCACCGCTACTCTCCGAATGATATCACTGCACAGTGTAGACTTCAAGCTTTTGAAAAACAAATGATGTCCACCAAGGAAGAACGTGGTGATGCAAATGTAAGGTATGGATGGCTGGGATCTAGGAAGAATGACATAGTTAGGATCCTAATTAATGGTTTTGGTAACAATGGAAAACCTGCTGAGAAGGCAGGCTTGAGTGCTGGTGTTTATCTTTCACCAGAAGACCGAGCATTTTCCAG TGTTGGTCTTTGTGATGTTGACGAAAAAGGAGTGCAATATATGTTGCTCTGCCGGTTGATTTTGGGGAACATGGAGGCTGTCATGCCTGGATCACAAGATTCTTTTCCAAGCAGTGACATATATGATTCTGGTGTTGATGATTGCTCAAATCCAAAGTGCTACGTCATGTGGCCATCTCATCTTAGCACCCATATTCGTTTAGAATATCTTGTTAGTTTCAGGCTTTCCTCGAAAGTTCGAA ATTATTTACTTGGTTTGAAGGGTTTATGGTTTCACCCATCACCAAAGGAAGTTGCGGTGGATATTTCTACTCTTGTACCTGTGAGGCAACCTAGTTTTCTTCGTTTCTTCTTTTCCATTGACACTCTGGTTTTCCAGCTAGATGTGCATGTACTGCTAACAGTG ATAATGAGTGGAAATGCTGAGGGACCAACTTCCCCTTGGATATCCTTCAGAGTTCTTTTTGCCATGATTCAAGAAAATATATCATCGGTAGCAAGGGAATTGCTCTTCCATCATTATGAAGAGCTGAAG GAAAACAAAATAACTCGTGAGGAGATGGTAAAGCAAATGATAATATTAGTTGGAGAGAAGTTGCTTTTGGAAACCTTGAAGAGGCTTCATTACTGT CCATCATTATGGTATAAATCTGCTGGCAAAATAGCATCTTCTGATCCTGCGAGGACAGCTGCAGAAGACAGGTCTTTGGATCAAACTGGGAATTGTTCATTAATTGTTAGTGTTGCGCATGGTGATTCTCATGCCCCAAATGCAGTAGCTGAAAACAGCACCAGTCTTTGCACCAAAGGATGTGATACTCCTGCAACAGGCATGATTTCCAAGGGCTATGATTCTCTGGCACCAAAAGGTGTGCCGGAAACTTCTACTTCTGTCGGCCCCGTACATGGGGCTTCTCCAAGTGTGGAACCCAAAGTGAGGGATTCTCCTATACAAACCGTTTTATCAGGAAACATTGCTACTGATTGTGCCAAAAGGCAAGATCCATTGGTATCAAGAGTGGCACCTGTAGCTCATAATGGCCTTTTAAGGATGCCATCTGGAAAATCAGCATCTCTCGCAGCGCAAGTTTGCAATTCTGTTAGACCAAGCACAGGACCTTCAGGTCGTGCTTCTACAGAACCAAATAATGCCTCTAAAAGTTGTGGGATTTTTGCTCCGGGTATCAGGCCAAAGGGTGGTGAATCTCTTGTTCCTAGTTTGGCATTAGGAAATTCCAAATATGCAGGTGTAGAAGGTCTCAATTCTGCACCAAGAGCGACACCTCCGGGTATTAGGCCAAAGGGCGGTGAATCTCTTGTTCATGGTTTGGCATTGGGAAATTCCAAATGTGCAGGAGCAGAAGGTATCAATTCTGCACCAAGAGTGACTCCACTGGGTATCAGGCCAAAGGGCGGTGAATCTATTGCTCCTAGTTTGGCATTGGGAAATTCCAAATGTGCAGGTGCAGAAGGTATCAATTCTGCACCAAGAGTGACTCCTCCGGGTATCAGGCCAAAGGGCGGTGAATCTATTGCTCCTAGTTTGGCACTGGGGAATTCCAAATGTGCAGGTGCAGAAGGTCTCAATTCTGCACCAAGAGTGACACCTCCCGGTATCAGGCCAAAGGGCGGTGAATCTTTTGTTCCTAGTTTGGCATTGGGAAATTCCAAATGTGCAGGTGCAGAAGGTCTCAATTCTGCACCAAGAGTGACACCTAAAGACAAGGAGTTTCTTTCATTGAGTATTTCATCACAACAAAGCCCAGTTCTTAATTCAG GGCATGGAAATCCTAAAGCTTTGGCCACTGAGGCCCGTGGTTCTCTATCTCTGAGTATTGCACCGAATGTCCATGACCCTCCAGCATCAAGTAAGGAGCCTAAGGACGATGCATCTCCAATAGCAGGCATGGTCTCAGAAAGCCAGCACTCTCAAGCACCTAATGCAGTCACCAAGGGGTATAATGCTCCCACACCCA TACCTAAGGAGTCAAAAGGCCAGCATTTACAGAGTGGAGTGCACAGTCAATCGTCTGGGCCAGACGATGCTAGCAGCAGCAATGTCGCTCGGGCAGCTGATACCATCGTCGCCCTATCAACTCTTCGAGAGAAGGGCAGGTAG